One region of Wyeomyia smithii strain HCP4-BCI-WySm-NY-G18 chromosome 3, ASM2978416v1, whole genome shotgun sequence genomic DNA includes:
- the LOC129728504 gene encoding uncharacterized protein LOC129728504, with the protein MNIADRLTKWRPDSGLSKEWFQGPSFLYDSMENWPQQPLPPANTKTEMRAMYLFHDVVLPETLIDVTRFSKWNILVRTVASVLRFNSNCRRKLRRDPIETLKPTPNQLKKIMVIIPTIRVPLTQSEYHQAEIILFRYAQSPAYGDEIKTLTKNQELEPSRWMHLEKSSPLYKVTPLLDCDKVLRMEGRCDMADTLPFDMRFPIILPKDSIVTELLVRHYHESFGHAFRDTVKNEIKQRFLIFSLNSVVAKAERNCVWCKVHKNRPRTPRMASLPVQRLTPY; encoded by the coding sequence ATGAATATCGCAGACCGTCTCACGAAATGGAGGCCGGACTCAGGCTTGTCCAAGGAATGGTTCCAAGGCCCAAGCTTTCTTTATGACAGCATGGAAAATTGGCCACAACAACCTTTACCCCCTGCGAACACCAAGACAGAAATGCGAGCAATGTATCTTTTCCACGACGTAGTGCTACCAGAAACGCTCATTGATGTGACCAGATTCTCCAAGTGGAATATTTTGGTGAGAACAGTGGCGAGTGTACTTCGTTTCAATTCTAACTGCCGTCGAAAATTACGAAGAGATCCGattgaaactttgaaaccaaCACCCAATCAACTAAAGAAAATAATGGTAATTATTCCAACGATCAGAGTACCGTTGACTCAAAGCGAGTATCATCAAGCAGAAATAATATTATTCAGATATGCCCAAAGCCCCGCGTACGGTGACGAAATAAAGACTCTTACTAAAAATCAAGAACTTGAACCGTCACGGTGGATGCACCTGGAGAAAAGTAGCCCACTTTATAAAGTGACACCGCTCTTAGATTGCGACAAGGTACTACGGATGGAAGGAAGATGTGATATGGCAGATACATTACCGTTCGACATGCGTTTTCCCATCATCCTTCCCAAGGATAGCATCGTTACTGAACTTTTAGTGCGACACTATCACGAATCGTTTGGACACGCGTTCAGAGACACCgtgaaaaacgaaataaaacaacGGTTTCTCATATTTAGTTTGAATTCGGTGGTAGCGAAAGCCGAGCGGAACTGTGTTTGGTGCAAAGTTCATAAAAATCGACCGAGAACTCCACGAATGGCGTCTCTGCCCGTTCAACGTTTGACCCCGTACTAG